A window from Malania oleifera isolate guangnan ecotype guangnan chromosome 7, ASM2987363v1, whole genome shotgun sequence encodes these proteins:
- the LOC131160392 gene encoding aspartic proteinase nepenthesin-1 — translation MASSSSPLLAILVTAVAVLMAVSLPPPALSTSRRALDNGDAAAGAGIGFRVALRHVDSEGNFTKFELLQRAIKRGRHRLHRLSSMALAGSPSSSNPAGGVEAPVRAGSGEFLMKLSIGTPAESFSAIMDTGSDLIWTQCKPCQECFDQPTPIFDPKKSSSFSKLSCSSSLCTALPASTCSDGCEYLYTYGDYSSTQGVMATETFSFGDDAAALPKVAFGCGEDNEGDGFVQGAGLVGLGRGPLSLVSQLDELKFSYCLTSIDDTKSSSLLMGSAASTVPKNSNSAVTTPLLKNPSQPSFYYLGLEGITVGSSRLDIAKSTFALQDDGSGGLIIDSGTTITYLEDGAFEEVKKAFVAQVKLAVDESGAGGLDLCFTLPSGTAPVKVPKMVLHFQGEADLELPAENYMIADQTVGLMCLAMGSSSGMSILGNVQQQNMMVVHDLQKETLSFVPTKCNKL, via the coding sequence atggcttcttcttcttctcctctcttaGCGATTTTGGTCACTGCGGTTGCAGTTCTAATGGCGGTTTCGCTTCCCCCGCCGGCGCTTTCCACCTCCAGAAGAGCTCTCGACAATGGTGATGCGGCGGCGGGGGCGGGGATTGGGTTCCGAGTGGCTCTCCGGCACGTCGATTCGGAAGGAAATTTCACCAAGTTTGAGCTGCTCCAGCGCGCCATCAAGCGTGGGAGGCACAGACTCCATAGGCTGTCGTCCATGGCCCTGGCGGGGTCGCCTTCTTCTTCGAACCCTGCCGGGGGAGTGGAAGCCCCTGTGCGCGCCGGCAGCGGGGAGTTCCTCATGAAGCTCTCCATCGGTACGCCGGCGGAGTCGTTCTCCGCCATCATGGACACCGGGAGCGACCTAATTTGGACGCAGTGCAAGCCCTGCCAGGAGTGCTTCGACCAGCCAACGCCAATCTTCGACCCGAAGAAATCTTCCTCCTTCTCGAAGTTATCTTGTTCGAGCAGCCTATGCACCGCCCTCCCTGCCTCCACCTGCTCCGACGGCTGTGAGTATCTCTACACCTACGGCGACTACTCCTCCACCCAAGGCGTCATGGCCACCGAAACCTTCTCCTTTGGGGACGACGCCGCCGCCCTCCCCAAAGTCGCGTTCGGGTGCGGCGAAGACAACGAGGGAGACGGGTTCGTTCAGGGTGCAGGCCTCGTGGGCTTAGGCCGCGGGCCCCTCTCCCTCGTCTCCCAGCTAGACGAGCTCAAATTCTCGTATTGCCTCACCTCAATCGACGACACCAAGAGCAGCTCCCTCCTAATGGGCTCCGCCGCCTCCACCGTCCCGAAAAACTCCAACTCCGCCGTCACCACCCCTCTTCTCAAAAACCCGTCGCAGCCGTCGTTCTACTACCTCGGGCTGGAGGGCATCACGGTGGGGTCCTCCAGGCTGGACATCGCGAAGTCAACCTTCGCGTTGCAGGACGACGGCAGCGGCGGCCTGATCATCGACTCCGGCACCACCATAACTTACTTGGAGGACGGCGCGTTCGAGGAGGTGAAGAAGGCGTTCGTGGCGCAGGTGAAGCTGGCGGTGGACGAGTCGGGGGCGGGGGGGCTGGACCTTTGCTTCACGCTGCCGTCGGGGACGGCGCCGGTGAAGGTGCCGAAGATGGTGTTGCATTTCCAGGGGGAGGCGGATTTGGAGTTGCCGGCGGAGAACTACATGATAGCGGATCAGACGGTGGGGTTGATGTGTTTGGCGATGGGGAGTTCAAGTGGGATGTCCATACTGGGGAACGTGCAGCAGCAGAACATGATGGTGGTGCATGATCTGCAGAAGGAAACGCTGTCGTTTGTTCCCACTAAGTGCAACAAACTGTAA